One segment of Pleuronectes platessa chromosome 21, fPlePla1.1, whole genome shotgun sequence DNA contains the following:
- the pigf gene encoding phosphatidylinositol-glycan biosynthesis class F protein: MWDHEIKSMASAHAIIASAVFMATVLPAVLVRGFSVYGTHLLWIYSVSASVCAVNVAVFWLLGISPPIKRHTLGYKLSRLFRSCVYFFLSCLFFHTVVVLYGAPLIESALETFSLAVLLTSLTTLRCLCVLGPNVQAWIRVFSRHGAMSVWDTCLQITVICTLVGAWVGAFPIPLDWDRQWQVWPVSCSLGAMIGFLTGLIAAPAWIHYHRKHLTYKCK, encoded by the exons ATGTGGGACCATGAAATCAAATCCATGGCGTCCGCGCACGCCATCATAGCCTCCGCGGTGTTCATGGCCACCGTGCTGCCCGCGGTGCTGGTGCGCGGCTTCTCGGTGTACGGGACCCACCTGCTCTGGATCTACTCGGTGTCCGCCTCGGTGTGCGCGGTCAATGTCGCCGTCTTCTGGCTGCTCGGTATCTCGCCGCCCATCAAGAGGCACACGCTGGGATACAAG CTGTCCAGACTGTTTCGTTCATGTGTGTACTTCTTCCTGTCGTGCCTGTTCTTTCACACGGTGGTGGTGCTTTACGGAGCTCCGCTGATTGA ATCCGCCTTGGAGACATTCTCCCTCGCTGTGCTGCTGACCTCTCTAACCACGTTAaggtgtctctgtgtcctcgGGCCCAATGTGCAGGCCTGGATACGTGTGTTCAGTCGGCATGG TGCGATGTCAGTGTGGGACACCTGTCTCCAGATTACAGTCATCTGCACGTTGGTAGGAGCCTGGGTGGGAGCCTTCCCTATACCTCTGGACTGGGACCGGCAGTGGCAG GTTTGGCCCGTTTCCTGCAGCCTGGGCGCCATGATCGGCTTCCTGACCGGGCTCATCGCTGCTCCTGCGTGGATCCACTATCACCGCAAACATCTCACCTACAAGTGCAAGTGA